The following coding sequences lie in one Arachis hypogaea cultivar Tifrunner chromosome 4, arahy.Tifrunner.gnm2.J5K5, whole genome shotgun sequence genomic window:
- the LOC112794647 gene encoding uncharacterized protein: protein MEGVANLRVYYNGEVVTNTHEGVTFVCECPLSFAIPCTMGFVELQNGLCNNIQSHILKRVSNLLYRSPVQVFGGLIQFQIMPITDDASMQQMLYIYQQTRSHVPMIELYVEFEQQPGTSMVDDEINVNELGDIDWEEDNNDSEDEFEANYEVDDENDDGDLAGNPAVQDEANAIVSQHPFGVPSFMRTLDLEAMHAPEFPEYANTGEGNVAAEDGEFSVGMEFGSRESVISAIKSYTISRGVDYTVYESEPQTFYAKCKGYGAGCDWLIRASLIRKKACWEIRRYNGKHTCTMGTISQDHAKLDSDTIADAIRPLVEADPSIKVKSVIAEVQGKFNYTVSYRKAWLAKQKAVAKIFGDWEVSYQTLPVWLKAMTVKMPWSRVQIKTLPVYRESEEVQGVRVLHRVFWSFYPCIVAFKHCKPLVQVDGTHLYGKYKGALLVAVAQDGNQNIVPIAFAIVEGETADAWEFFLTNLRRYVVTIDGVGIISDRHTSIDAAIARSNGAWSPPRAWHMYCIRHIGSNFLRRFKAPYLHKLVVNTGYSRTEQEYNKNYQRLKERGEAYTQWCDEIGVERWVLAFDGGHRWGHMTTNLVECINSVLKGARNLPVTALVRSTFYRLNELFTRKSTEAHERRRNGFTYSEFATKRVEESFRRAGNVVVNRFDRRNEMFEVREMQDGTIYTVNLAQRHCDCGHFQVERLPCRHVLACCANQRLDWQVYVNDVYKMSEICKVYRGEFVPMGDPSTWDKYEGAKVISNWTLRRTTKGRPKSTRYLNEMDSREMRGPRRCTICGREGHSRSRCPQRAGPSSAGGH from the exons ATGGAAGGTGTTGCAAACTTGCGAGTATATTATAACGGTGAGGTTGTAACAAACACACATGAAGGAGTcacttttgtttgtgaatgtccgtTGTCATTTGCCATTCCATGTACCATGGGTTTTGTCGAGTTGCAAAATGGTCTTTGTAATAACATTCAAAGCCACATTTTGAAAAGGGTGAGCAATCTTTTATACAGAAGTCCTGTGCAAGTATTTGGTGGGTtaatacagtttcaaataatgcCCATCACTGACGATGCCAGTATGCAGCAGATGTTgtatatttatcaacaaacccgatctcacgtgccgatgatagagctgtacgttgagtttgaacagcAGCCGGGGACGAGTATGGTCGACGACGAGATCAATGTTAATGAGCTCggggatatagattgggaagaagataacaATGACAGTGAAGACGAATTCGAAGCTaactatgaagtcgatgacgAAAACGATGACGGAGACTTGGCAGGCAATCCGGCGGTGCAAgatgaagcaaatgcaattgtaAGCCAGCACCCGTTTGGTGTTCCGTCTTTTATGCGGACTCTAGATCTCGAAGCCATGCATGCTCCGGAATTTCCTGAGTATGCGAATACAG GTGAAGGCAATGTTGCGGCGGAAGATGGCGAGTTTAGTGTCGGAATGGAATTTGGTTCGAGAGAGTCGgtgatatctgcaatcaaaagctacaccatctctagaggagttgattacactgtgtatgagtctgagccgcaGACATTCTATGCGAAATGCAAGGGGTATGGTGCAGGGTGTgactggcttatccgagctagCTTGATTCGAAAAAAAGCTTGTTGGGAGATCAGGAGATACAATGGCAAGCACACGTGCACTATGGGcacgatttcacaagatcatgcaAAGTTGGACTCAGACACAATTGCAGATGCCATTAGGCCATTGGTCGAAGCAGACCCCTCGATAAAGGTGAAGTCTGTTATTGCAGAAGTTCAAGGCAAGTTCAACTATACTGTGAGTTACCgtaaggcttggttggcaaagcagaaagctGTCGCCAAAATTTTCGGCGATTGGGAAGTTTCTTACCAAACTCTGCCAGTATGGTTGAAAGCAATGACAGTGAAGATGCCATGGTCTCGTGTTCAAATTAAAACGCTCCCCGTTTACCGCGAGAGTGAGGAGGTTCAAGGTGTAAGAGTTCTGCACCGTGTTTTTTGGAGCTTCTATCCGTGTATTGTAGCATTCAAACACTGCAAGCCACTGGTGCAGGTTGATGGCACGCACCTGTACGGAAAATATAAAGGAGCACTTCTCGTAGCGGTTGCACAAGATGGGAATCAAAACAttgtgcctattgcatttgcgaTTGTCGAGGGCGAGACAGCAGACGCGTGGGAGTTTTTTCTAACCAATTTGCGGAGATATGTTGTTACTATTGATGGTGTGGGTATTATTTCTGACCGCCATACCTCCATCGACGCTGCAATAGCTCGCAGTAACGGTGCATGGTCACCACCAAGGGCGTGGCACATGTATTGCATCAGGCACATCGGATCCAACTTCTTAAGGAGGTTCAAGGCTCCATATTTGCACAAACTTGTGGTGAATACAG GCTATTCTAGGACGGAGCAGGAGTACAACAAAAACTACCAAAGGCTTAAAGAGCGGGGTGAGGCATATACTCAATGGTGCGATGAGATCGGTGTTGAGAGATGGGTGTTGGCATTCGATGGTGGTCATCGTTGGGGACATATGACAACAAACTTGGTAGAGTGCATAAATTCTGTCCTGAAGGGTGCACGCAACCTTCCCGTAACTGCCCTTGTCCGGTCAACTTTTTATCGGCTGAATGAGTTGTTCACTCGGAAGAGTACCGAGGCTCATGAGCGTCGCCGCAACGGATTCACGTATTCAGAATTTGCAACGAAGAGAGTTGAGGAAAGCTTTCGACGTGCAGGAAACGTTGTGGTCAACCGGTTTGATAGGCGCAATGAGATGTTTGAGGTTCGCGAAATGCAAGATGGTACCATTTACACGGTCAACCTTGCGCAACGACACTGCGACTGTGGCCATTTCCAGGTCGAACGACTTCCATGTCGCCACGTGCTTGCATGTTGCGCCAATCAGCGTCTCGACTGGCAAGTGTACGTAAACGATGTGTACAAGATGTCTGAAATTTGCAAGGTTTACAGAGGCGAGTTTGTTCCGATGGGTGACCCATCTACATGGGATAAATACGAAGGAGCGAAGGTGATCTCCAACTGGACATTGAGGCGCACGACGAAAGGTAGACCAAAGTCCACCCgctacttgaatgagatggattcACGTGAGATGCGTGGTCCTCGCCGGTGCACTATATGTGGACGCGAGGGACATAGCCGCAGCCGATGTCCTCAGCGCGCAGGTCCAAGCTCCGCTGGAGGTCATTAG